Proteins from one Candida orthopsilosis Co 90-125, chromosome 2 draft sequence genomic window:
- a CDS encoding Cdc68 protein (similar to S. cerevisiae Cdc68p, a transcription elongation factor): MSDVHIDANLFYKRLAILQKTLEDESIPQGLVIVGARSDDNTYKKSTVLQNWLLGYEFVHTAIYVSPTRCIFITSEGKAKYLRGLTNKPDTVELWTRTKDPERNKQLFVDLIADMKKVSDEYGTILKDKYEGKFVEEWTEASKDSGFKVVDLALTLSKAMEIKDSEEFENTKIASNASVAMMDTFVNAMTAIVDEDKRVTNSQLTDQIEDKIDNNKWYLKSKLGKSLLQPIKGFDPEFLEWCYSPIIQSGNDFDLKPSAISNEKVLVGDGVILSSIGLRYKSYCANVGRTFLIDPSKEMEGNYGFLLKLQQYIASELLKSGVKASKVYQDTLEYIAKERPDLADKFTKNCGWLIGIEFRDSTFILNAKSERVLTDGQIVSLTIGFQNLPNKNKTYSILLTDTYKISVDKPILLTNYPKAQSEVSFYFNDEDDEKKVKPERKPVENLDGSHKTRHQNVNEDDKNAEKIRQETQMKLHEKRTEEGLARFSKADATDASDYKPIFKKYESYVRESQIPNSVADLKIHIDYKNQTIILPISGRPVPFHINAYKSGSQNEEGDYTYLRLNFNSPGAGGNVTRRAELPYEDSPDNTFLRSITIRSKDRDRMVDVFKAIQDLKKDSVKREQEKKQMADVVAQANLVELKGSRMKKLENVFVRPTPDTKKIGGVLQIHENGLRYQSSFKMDQKIDILFSNIKNLFFQPCKDELIVLIHCHLKNPIMIGKRKTFDVQFYREASDMAFDETGGRKRKYRYGDEDELQQEQEERRRKALLDREFKQFAELIADSSNGLVDLDIPFRELGFQGVPFRSSVLCIPTRDCLVQLIDPPYLVVALEEVEIAHLERVQFGLKNFDLVFVFRDFAKPVVHINTIPMELLEDVKNWLTDVDIPISEGQMNLNWAQIMKTVQADPYQFFLDGGWSFLTGTGESDESEDEEQESEFEASDEDPEDESEESEEYGSDEESDFSGSGSGSDAESEESGEDWDEMERKAAKADRQAAFD, translated from the coding sequence ATGTCAGACGTTCATATTGACGCCAACTTGTTCTACAAAAGATTGGCAATCTTGCAAAAAACACTAGAGGATGAGTCAATCCCACAGGGGTTGGTCATTGTTGGTGCACGTAGTGATGACAACACATACAAGAAATCTACCgttttacaaaattggTTATTAGGTTACGAATTTGTTCATACAGCAATTTACGTGTCGCCCACTAGATGCATTTTCATCACCTCAGAAGGAAAGGCCAAATACTTGAGGGGTTTGACTAATAAACCAGATACTGTTGAACTATGGACCAGAACTAAAGATCCGGAGagaaataaacaattgtttgtcGATTTGATTGCTGATATGAAGAAAGTCAGTGATGAATATGGCACTATTTTGAAAGACAAGTATGAAGGTAAATTTGTCGAAGAGTGGACTGAGGCAAGCAAGGATTCGGGGTTCAAAGTTGTCGATTTGGCGTTAACTTTATCTAAAGCAATGGAAATTAAGGATTCAGAAGAGTTTGAAAACACCAAAATTGCTTCGAATGCTAGTGTAGCTATGATGGACACATTTGTAAATGCTATGACtgccattgttgatgaggaTAAGAGGGTCACAAACTCGCAATTAACTGATCAAATCGAGgacaaaattgacaataatAAATGGTACTTGAAGTCTAAATTGGGAAAAAGTTTACTACAACCAATCAAAGGTTTCGATCCAGAGTTTTTAGAGTGGTGTTATTCACCAATTATTCAAAGTGGTAATGATTTTGACTTGAAACCAAGTGCAATTTCTAATGAAAAAGTGTTGGTTGGTGACGGTGTTATCTTGTCGTCAATTGGGTTAAGATATAAATCGTACTGTGCCAATGTTGGAAGAACTTTTTTAATTGATCCATCAAAGGAAATGGAGGGTAATTACggatttttgttgaagttgcaACAATACATTGCTAGCGAGTTATTAAAGAGTGGTGTCAAGGCAAGCAAGGTATATCAAGATACTTTGGAATACATCGCAAAGGAAAGACCTGATTTGGCAGACAAATTCACTAAAAATTGTGGTTGGTTGATTGGTATTGAATTTAGAGATTCCACGTTTATCTTGAACGCTAAATCTGAGAGAGTATTGACTGATGGACAAATAGTTTCCTTAACCATTGGATTCCAAAACTTAccaaacaagaacaagacTTATTCCATTCTTTTGACTGATACATATAAAATCAGTGTTGATAAACCAATCTTGTTGACAAACTACCCAAAAGCACAGCTGGAGGTATCATTCTATTTcaatgatgaggatgatgaaaagaaggttAAACCAGAGAGGAAACCTGTTGAAAACCTTGATGGTTCACATAAAACCAGGCATCAAAATgtcaatgaagatgataaaaATGCTGAAAAGATTAGACAAGAAACACAAATGAAATTACATGAAAAGAGAACAGAGGAAGGTTTGGCTAGGTTCTCCAAAGCTGATGCCACTGATGCCTCCGATTACAAGCCAATCTTCAAAAAATATGAATCGTATGTACGTGAATCCCAAATTCCAAACAGCGTGGCagatttgaagattcaCATTGACTATAAAAATCAAACTATCATATTGCCAATTTCTGGAAGACCAGTTCCATTCCACATTAATGCTTACAAGAGTGGTTCCcaaaatgaagaaggtgaCTACACCTATCTTAGATTGAATTTTAACTCCCCAGGAGCTGGTGGTAATGTAACTAGAAGAGCAGAATTACCATATGAAGACTCACCCGACAATACATTTTTAAGATCTATCACCATCAGATCTAAAGATCGTGATCGTATGGTTGATGTTTTTAAAGCAATTcaagatttgaagaaagattCAGTCAAGAGagaacaagaaaagaaacaaatggCTGATGTTGTTGCTCAAGCaaatcttgttgaattaAAAGGTTCaagaatgaagaaattggaaaatgtgTTTGTAAGACCTACACCGGATACAAAGAAGATTGGCGGTGTTTTACAAATCCATGAAAATGGTTTACGttatcaatcaagtttcaaaatggatcaaaagattgatatattattttccaacatcaaaaacttATTTTTCCAACCATGtaaagatgaattgattgttcTTATACATtgtcatttgaaaaatccGATCATGATTGGAAAGAGGAAAACTTTTGatgttcaattttatcGTGAAGCTAGTGATATGGCGTTTGATGAAACCGGTGGtagaaagagaaaataTAGATATGgcgatgaagatgaattgcaacaagaacaagaagaaagaagaagaaaagcaTTATTGGATAGagaattcaaacaatttgctGAATTAATTGCTGATAGTTCTAATGGACTTGTTGACTTGGACATACCATTTAGAGAATTAGGTTTTCAAGGTGTTCCATTCAGATCCTCAGTATTGTGTATTCCAACGAGAGATtgtcttgttcaattaaTCGATCCACCATACTTGGTTGTGGCTTTAGAAGAAGTCGAAATTGCCCATTTGGAAAGagttcaatttggattgaaaaattttgatttagtATTTGTGTTTAGAGATTTTGCTAAACCGGTTGTTCATATAAACACTATTCCAATGGAATTACTAGAAgatgtgaaaaattggttgaCTGATGTTGATATCCCAATTAGTGAAGGtcaaatgaatttgaattgggcCCAAATTATGAAGACTGTTCAAGCTGACCCTTACCAATTCTTTTTAGATGGTGGGTGGTCTTTCTTGACCGGTACTGGAGAATCGGATGAaagtgaagatgaagaacaagagAGTGAATTTGAAGCCAGTGATGAAGATCCAGAGgatgaaagtgaagaaAGTGAAGAGTATGgaagtgatgaagaaagtgaTTTTTCAGGTAGTGGAAGTGGAAGTGATGCAGAGAGTGAAGAAAGTGGTGAAGATTGGGATGAAATGGAGAGAAAAGCCGCCAAAGCTGATCGTCAAGCAGCATTTGACTAA
- a CDS encoding Cso99 protein, with translation MSLLAISAMSPPHKPKTTKTLPLHLLLQLNHLLQKSIFNRKFYQEINDKVLSKTSTVDQNLYFICYFSLLVSSILNNKYQIRDFLRSQHYKLLQLIKGGANRLNINTSNIKAFNQPKPQPTPESQQKPSKLAYHLKKINSYLADVRIFNRLTDSIKYMPWLIDEYHSWRNPQAATPKFDRFINMIQALNCIVLELFENAGWLTEHDWVGTGDNNYWCIETYIWCCRVWGAYLLIEIVEMLRRTPFSKWSNKQWQISLFKNAVQLPLVLHWCLRDGCLTPFWVGLCGSGASWWNFKDMWSSIDLS, from the coding sequence ATGAGTTTATTGGCAATTTCAGCAATGTCACCCCCACACAAACCAAAAACCACCAAAACACTTCCCTTGCACTTACTTCTCCAATTAAATCATCTTTTGCAGAAATCAATATTCAATAGGaaattttatcaagaaATAAATGATAAAGTATTGAGTAAAACATCAACtgttgatcaaaatttGTATTTCATTTGTTATTTCTCATTATTAGTCTCATCAATCCTTAATAACAAGTATCAAATTCGTGATTTTTTACGTAGTCAACATTATAAATTATTACAATTAATTAAAGGGGGGGCTAACAGGTTAAACATAAATACTTCAAATATCAAAGCTTTTAATCAACCAAAACCACAACCAACTCCAGaatcacaacaaaagcCATCCAAATTAGCctatcatttgaaaaaaatcaatctgTATTTAGCCGATGTCAGAATTTTTAATAGATTAACtgattcaatcaaatacatGCCATGGTTAATCGACGAATACCATTCATGGCGCAACCCTCAAGCTGCCACACCCAAATTTGATCGATTTATCAACATGATTCAAGCATTAAACTGTATCGTGTTggaattatttgaaaatgctgGTTGGTTAACTGAACATGATTGGGTGGGAACTGGTGATAATAATTATTGGTGTATTGAAACTTATATTTGGTGTTGTCGTGTTTGGGGTGcttatttgttgattgaaatcGTGGAAATGTTGAGAAGAACTCCCTTCAGTAAATGGAGTAATAAACAATGGCAAATTTCCTTGTTCAAGAATGCCGTTCAATTACCCTTGGTGTTGCATTGGTGTTTGAGAGATGGATGTTTGACTCCATTTTGGGTGGGACTTTGTGGGTCCGGTGCGTCGTGGtggaatttcaaagatATGTGGCTGTCGATTGATTTATCATAG
- a CDS encoding Xut1 xanthine-uric acid/H+ symporter (high-affinity, high-capacity xanthine-uric acid/H+ symporter) encodes MTDFTRTIKRIFRKWTTKDGIIGDYDYKYLFTPEIPFVSKEAKVQPFFGLNSDMPLLLGAILGLQHALAMMAGLVVPPVLISVSANLPTETQEYLVSTCLIVSGILSIIQITRFHIYGTPYHIGTGLLSVVGPSFATITVTSSAFPMMYANGTCPVAADGTKLPCPDGYGMILATGIVCALLEILLSFLPAKILQKVFPPLVTGPVVMLIGIHLVETGLEDWVGGSSCVDDTCTMGKFSKPWGSANFVGLGFLVYVSIILAEKFGSPIMKSCAVILGLLIGCIVAAACGYFDSSQIDAAKAASFIWVKTFKLKVYGPIVLPFLAVYLVLMMEAIGDITATSDVSRLEVEGEVYESRIQGGLLADGCNGILAGLMTVTPMSVFAQNNGVIAITKCANRAVGYWCVFFLLVMGIFSKFAGAIISIPKPVFGGMTSFLFCSVAVSGVKIISGTEFTRRDRFILTAALVPGLGSTLVSDWFSHVFTYSGDNQSLTGFFDAIVLVMETGFAITGFIGVILNLVLPQVHDDVEEINELILETVGSADEHAREEYARKEGISLEQLKSQLSNPHAQNVTSLRSSDGIPDLPYPNQK; translated from the coding sequence ATGACTGACTTTACAAGAACCATTAAACGAATTTTCCGTAAATGGACAACTAAAGATGGAATAATTGGTGATTACGACTATAAATACTTGTTTACCCCAGAAATACCCTTTGTTTCTAAAGAAGCTAAAGTACAACCCTTTTTTGGGTTGAATTCAGATATGCCACTTTTGTTGGGGGCTATATTGGGATTACAACATGCATTGGCAATGATGGCTGGTTTGGTTGTTCCTCCTGTTTTGATTAGTGTGTCGGCAAATTTACCAACTGAGACACAAGAGTACTTGGTCAGTActtgtttgattgtttCTGGTATTTTGTCGATAATTCAAATTACTCGTTTTCATATCTATGGTACTCCATATCATATAGGTACAGGGTTATTGTCGGTGGTTGGTCCTTCATTCGCTACGATTACAGTCACTTCGAGTGCATTCCCTATGATGTATGCTAATGGTACTTGTCCTGTTGCAGCTGATGGTACTAAATTACCTTGTCCTGATGGATACGGTATGATTTTAGCTACTGGTATTGTTTGTGCCTTGTTGGAAATATTGTTGTCATTTTTACCAGCCAAGATTCTTCAAAAGGTTTTCCCCCCATTAGTTACTGGACCAGTTGTTATGTTGATTGGTATTCATTTGGTTGAAACTGGTTTGGAAGATTGGGTAGGTGGATCAAGTTGTGTTGATGATACTTGTACAATGGGCAAATTCTCCAAACCTTGGGGTTCAGCAAACTTTGTTGGGCTAGGATTTCTAGTTTATGTGTCAATTATTTTGGCAGAGAAATTTGGATCACCAATAATGAAGAGTTGTGCTGTTATCTTGGGATTACTTATTGGATGtattgttgctgctgcttgTGGATATTTTGATTCCAGTCAAATCGACGCCGCTAAAGCAGCAAGTTTTATTTGGgtcaaaactttcaaattgaaagtatACGGACCAATTGTGTTGCCATTCTTGGCAGTCTACttggtgttgatgatggaaGCAATTGGTGATATAACGGCAACATCAGATGTATCTCGTTTAGAAGTTGAAGGTGAAGTTTATGAATCAAGAATTCAAGGTGGCTTATTGGCAGATGGATGCAATGGTATATTAGCAGGTCTAATGACAGTTACTCCCATGTCAGTTTTTGCTCAAAACAATGGTGTTATTGCTATTACTAAATGCGCTAACAGAGCCGTTGGCTACTGGTGCGTGTTCTTTTTATTGGTTATGGGAATCTTTAGTAAATTTGCTGGTGCCATTATATCCATTCCAAAGCCAGTATTTGGTGGTATGacttcatttttgttttgttcagTAGCTGTGTCTGGTGTTAAGATTATTTCTGGAACCGAATTTACCAGAAGAGATAGATTTATCTTGACTGCAGCATTGGTACCTGGATTGGGGTCAACCTTGGTTTCAGATTGGTTTAGTCATGTTTTTACTTATTCCGGTGACAACCAATCATTAACTGGTTTCTTTGACGCTATTGTATTAGTGATGGAGACTGGATTTGCCATTACTGGATTCATCGGAGTCATATTGAACTTAGTCTTACCACAAGTtcatgatgatgttgaagaaattaacgaattgattttggaaactGTTGGTTCTGCAGATGAACATGCTAGAGAAGAGTATGctagaaaagaaggaattTCACTTGAACAATTAAAAAGTCAGTTATCTAATCCACATGCTCAAAATGTCACTAGCCTAAGGTCTTCTGATGGAATCCCTGATTTGCCatatccaaatcaaaaatag
- a CDS encoding Pdc11 pyruvate decarboxylase: MSEITLGRYLFERLHQLKVDTIFGVPGDFNLSLLDKIYEIDGMRWAGNANELNAGYAADGYSRVKGMGAIVSTFGVGELSLTNAIAGSFAEHCAILNVVGVPSVNAQAKQLLLHHTLGNGDFTVFHRMFKNISHSSAFISDINSAPNEIDRCIRDAYVYQRPVYVGLPSNLVDLMVPSSLLETPIDLSLKPNDSDAQEEVIETVERLIKEAKNPVILVDACASRHSCKPEVAKLVDATQFPVFTTPMGKSGINESHPRFGGVYVGSLSRPDVKEAVESADLILSIGALLSDFNTGSFSYAYKTKNVVEFHSDYTKIRQATFPGVQMKEALQKLLQTVASSINPSYTPSPVPQQKLINSPAPPSTPLTQEYLWTKVSSWFREGDIIVTETGTSAFGIVQSRFPNNTIGISQVLWGSIGYTVGATCGAAMAGQEIDPNRRVILFVGDGSLQLTVQEISTMCRWNCNNTYLFVLNNDGYTIERLIHGENATYNDIQPWNNLQLLPLFNAKDYETKKISTVGELNDLFSDKAFAKPDKIRMVEVMLARMDAPANLVAQAKLSEKTNAESNL, from the coding sequence ATGTCTGAAATTACTTTAGGAAGATACCTTTTCGAAAGATTACATCAATTAAAAGTTGATACGATTTTCGGTGTTCCAggtgatttcaatttatcactTTTGGATAAGATTTATGAAATCGATGGTATGAGATGGGCAGGTAATGccaatgaattgaatgcaGGTTATGCTGCTGATGGTTATTCCAGAGTCAAAGGAATGGGTGCCATTGTTTCGACCTTTGGTGTTGGAGAATTATCCTTGACCAATGCTATTGCTGGTTCATTTGCTGAGCATTGCGCTATTTtgaatgttgttggtgttcCATCAGTTAATGCTCAAGccaaacaattgttgttgcatcaTACTTTGGGTAATGGTGATTTCACTGTCTTCCACAGAATGTTTAAAAACATTAGTCATTCAAGTGCATTTATTTCCGATATCAATAGTGcaccaaatgaaattgatagaTGTATCAGAGATGCTTATGTTTATCAAAGACCAGTTTATGTTGGTTTGCCATCGAACTTGGTCGATTTAATGGTCCCAAGTTCATTGTTGGAAactccaattgatttgtcATTGAAACCAAATGATTCAGATGCTCAAGAAGAGGTTATTGAAACCGTTGAAAGGCTCATAAAGGAAGCCAAGAACCCAGtcattcttgttgatgcttGTGCTTCAAGACATTCATGTAAGCCAGAAGTTGctaaattggttgatgCAACTCAATTCCCAGTCTTCACTACACCAATGGGTAAATCAGGTATTAACGAATCACATCCTAGATTTGGTGGTGTATATGTTGGTTCTTTATCACGTCCAGATGTCAAAGAGGCAGTGGAAAGTGCTGActtgattttatcaatCGGTGCCTTGTTGTCCGATTTCAATACTGGTTCATTTTCATACGCATACAAGACCAagaatgttgttgaattccATTCTGACTACACCAAAATCAGACAAGCTACTTTCCCAGGTGTTCAAATGAAGGAAGCtttacaaaaattgttACAAACTGTTGCATCTTCAATCAACCCATCATATACTCCATCACCAGTACCAcaacaaaagttgattAACTCCCCAGCTCCACCAAGCACTCCATTAACTCAAGAATACTTGTGGACCAAAGTCAGTTCTTGGTTTAGAGAAGGTGATATTATTGTTACTGAAACTGGTACTTCAGCTTTTGGTATTGTTCAATCTCGTTTCCCAAACAACACCATTGGTATTTCACAAGTCCTTTGGGGATCTATCGGTTACACTGTTGGTGCTACATGTGGTGCAGCAATGGCTggacaagaaattgatccaaatagAAGAGTTATCTtatttgttggtgatggttCGTTACAATTGACAGTTCAAGAAATTTCCACCATGTGTAGATGGAACTGTAACAACACctatttgtttgtgttgAACAATGATGGTTATACTATTGAAAGATTGATTCATGGTGAAAATGCCACATATAATGATATTCAACCTTGGAACAATTTACAACTTTTGCCTTTATTCAATGCTAAAGATTATGAAACTAAGAAGATTAGTACCGTtggtgaattgaatgatttattCCTGGACAAGGCATTTGCTAAACCAGATAAGATTAGAATGGTTGAAGTGATGTTGGCCAGAATGGATGCTCCTGCTAATTTGGTTGCTCAAGCTAAATTGTCAGAGAAAACCAATGctgaatcaaatttatgA
- a CDS encoding Cbf1 transcription factor (the C. parapsilosis ortholog has an intron in the UTR; similar to C. parapsilosis CPAR2_501030 and C. albicans CBF1; binds upstream of ribosomal protein genes), with amino-acid sequence MSKRSITPEHEEGKKQAKYGDEMAIDSELMAHHKGQSEVKAEASGEKETEKKSVDTQDRKEGNEGAAIDAVSNAAASISDQSKEQPQQDQVQQQQQQQQQQQQQQQQQQQQQQQQQQQQQQVYHQNLLKQKIEQQHAQSIQHQSPEANHLSSHGSPLEHHPGSPGSDYSQSGNSNKPQHGSDEWHRQRKDNHKEVERRRREAINIGIKELAELIPTRDTNKTQILQRAVEYIKRLKENENNNIEKWTLEKLLTEQAVSELSASNEKLKQELERAYREIERLKEQLK; translated from the coding sequence ATGTCGAAAAGGTCAATAACCCCCGAACACGAGGAAGGGAAGAAGCAAGCAAAGTATGGTGATGAGATGGCTATAGATTCCGAATTGATGGCTCATCATAAAGGACAATCTGAAGTCAAGGCCGAAGCTAGTGGTGAGAAAGAAACAGAAAAGAAGCTGGTGGATACACAAGATAGAAAAGAAGGCAATGAAGGTGCAGCAATTGATGCTGTTTCTAATGCCGCCGCTTCTATTAGTGATCAACTGAAGGAGCAACCCCAACAGGACCAAgtgcaacaacagcaacaacaacaacaacagcagcagcagcagcagcaacagcagcagcaacagcaacagcaacagcaacagcaacagcaacaagtttatcatcaaaatcttcttaagcaaaagattgaacaacaacatgCACAACTGATTCAACACCAATCCCCAGAAGCCAACCACTTGTCATCTCATGGTTCACCTCTAGAACATCACCCGGGTAGTCCAGGTAGTGACTACTCGCAAAGTGGTAATTCAAACAAACCACAGCATGGTTCTGACGAATGGCACAGACAAAGAAAGGATAACCACAAAGAAGTAGAGAGACGCAGAAGAGAAGCGATTAATATTGGTATCAAAGAATTAGCTGAATTGATTCCTACAAGAGACACCAACAAGACTCAGATTTTACAAAGAGCAGTGGAATATATTAAGAGATTGAaggaaaatgaaaataataatattgAGAAATGGactttggaaaagttgttgactGAACAAGCAGTATCTGAGTTGAGTGCATCTaatgagaaattgaaacagGAATTAGAGAGAGCTTACAGAGAAATTGAACGTTTAAAGGAACAACTCAAGTAG